The following proteins are co-located in the Pedobacter sp. FW305-3-2-15-E-R2A2 genome:
- a CDS encoding ATP-binding protein: MRSLADLSNNYLKESDLAFFNKLLQFQNAFYLTEHKEEVLTQLLHELCEVTKSNCAGLINNKNRLADIFVNDGQVGLLHATFQNTRATAGKNYQIKKIGGQSMLICSIRDADGILGLLYLIRSGSAFTAEDYAGVKSAIPVINGMLAFINLSDKTAPELALQLRKTASLQSLIESLDDIILELDEHTVIKKVWVKDKTKLFMPPELFIDKTLTEVMGGFAYVFIECIQTLLISGERQECVYPDFDLNKDLWYCAKFQKIDVGNEGVRVICVIEDITSKKLMSDQLQQNTVELKRINNLLDIGLDISKMGGWEYHLLSRDLFVTRQINDIKDLSHDVVLDYKTVFDYFDHSNKIILLNVLSEAFKGSVPFDIELELTSATQQKKWVRLAGVPVFENETVQSFRGILKDITHNRKNQEELIAAKNLAEQIARKRTEILSIMSHEIRTPLNGIIGICNLLDQKDFPDPQTREYVSHLSFSSNHLLNLVNDILDLEKIENKKMELNEVEGDLSALVGNIIKQFDSLAEVKGLELKFHADKGIPSTIIFDELRLGRILNNLIGNAIKFTEKGEVVVSLTTVSKKEEVVRVRFKVEDTGIGIPDHLHNLVFDKFHQVQQASHRQQQGTGLGLSITKGLVSLFKSEIILRSRMDEGTVFEFEIDFKIVKGPELRKVFKGEGQVRNILPGLKLLIVDDNPVNLLVARRQLVNFGIDAEQADNGYTALEMLKEKEFDIILIDLHMPGMDGYQLARQVQIDHPATKVVIFTADILEEVRMRLTEMGILYVLSKPFNPDEMHGLLLEVINNNA; the protein is encoded by the coding sequence GAAGGAGTCTGACCTGGCTTTTTTTAATAAGCTTTTGCAGTTTCAGAATGCTTTTTATTTAACGGAGCATAAAGAAGAGGTGTTGACACAGTTGCTTCATGAATTGTGCGAGGTTACGAAAAGCAATTGTGCCGGATTGATCAATAATAAAAACAGGTTAGCAGATATTTTTGTAAACGACGGTCAGGTTGGTCTTTTGCATGCTACCTTTCAAAATACGCGTGCTACTGCCGGAAAAAATTACCAGATTAAAAAAATTGGAGGACAAAGCATGCTGATCTGCAGTATTAGAGATGCAGATGGAATTCTTGGCTTGTTATACCTTATTCGTTCGGGGAGCGCCTTTACCGCGGAGGATTATGCAGGTGTAAAATCAGCAATACCTGTGATCAATGGGATGCTGGCTTTTATTAACCTATCTGATAAGACCGCTCCGGAGCTTGCGCTTCAATTGAGAAAAACCGCGAGCTTACAATCGCTGATAGAATCGCTTGATGATATTATTCTGGAGCTGGACGAACATACTGTTATTAAAAAAGTCTGGGTAAAGGATAAGACCAAGCTTTTTATGCCACCGGAACTCTTTATCGACAAAACTTTAACAGAGGTAATGGGTGGCTTTGCCTATGTTTTTATCGAATGTATACAAACCTTGCTCATCTCAGGAGAACGACAGGAATGTGTTTATCCTGATTTTGATCTGAATAAAGATTTGTGGTACTGCGCAAAATTCCAGAAGATTGATGTAGGAAATGAGGGAGTGAGGGTCATCTGTGTGATCGAAGACATTACCTCCAAAAAGCTGATGAGCGATCAGCTGCAACAAAACACAGTAGAGCTGAAAAGGATCAATAATTTACTTGACATTGGTTTGGATATCTCTAAGATGGGGGGCTGGGAATATCACCTGCTCAGTAGAGATCTCTTTGTCACGCGGCAAATCAACGACATCAAGGACCTGAGTCATGACGTCGTCCTGGACTATAAAACTGTATTTGATTATTTTGACCATTCCAATAAAATAATTTTACTGAATGTGCTTAGCGAGGCTTTTAAAGGGTCAGTGCCCTTTGATATTGAGCTGGAGCTGACTTCTGCTACTCAGCAAAAGAAATGGGTCAGACTTGCAGGAGTTCCGGTTTTTGAAAACGAAACCGTGCAGTCGTTCCGGGGGATTTTAAAAGACATTACACATAACAGGAAAAATCAGGAGGAGCTGATTGCGGCTAAAAATCTGGCTGAGCAGATTGCAAGGAAGAGAACAGAGATTCTTTCTATTATGAGCCATGAAATACGAACACCACTGAATGGGATTATCGGGATTTGTAACCTATTGGATCAGAAGGATTTTCCTGACCCTCAAACCAGGGAGTATGTTAGTCACCTGAGTTTTTCTTCCAACCATTTGCTAAATCTTGTGAATGATATCCTGGATCTGGAAAAGATTGAGAATAAAAAAATGGAACTCAATGAAGTTGAGGGGGACCTTAGCGCTTTGGTAGGTAACATCATTAAGCAGTTTGATTCACTGGCCGAGGTGAAAGGTCTGGAACTGAAGTTTCATGCAGATAAAGGGATTCCTTCCACTATTATTTTTGATGAACTGCGCCTCGGAAGAATCCTGAATAACCTGATTGGGAACGCGATTAAATTTACTGAAAAAGGTGAAGTTGTGGTGAGTCTGACTACCGTAAGTAAAAAAGAGGAGGTTGTGAGGGTGCGTTTTAAGGTTGAGGATACGGGGATAGGGATCCCGGACCACCTTCATAACCTGGTGTTTGATAAGTTCCATCAGGTTCAGCAGGCGAGCCACAGGCAACAGCAGGGAACAGGATTGGGCTTGAGCATCACCAAAGGCCTGGTGAGTCTGTTTAAGAGCGAAATCATCCTGCGAAGCAGAATGGATGAAGGAACGGTGTTTGAGTTCGAAATCGACTTTAAAATTGTCAAAGGACCGGAACTGAGGAAAGTATTTAAAGGAGAAGGACAGGTCCGCAATATCTTGCCTGGATTAAAGCTGTTGATTGTGGATGATAACCCGGTTAACCTGCTGGTCGCAAGGCGTCAACTGGTGAATTTTGGGATCGATGCGGAACAGGCTGATAATGGATATACTGCATTGGAGATGCTTAAAGAGAAAGAATTTGACATTATCTTAATCGATCTGCACATGCCTGGAATGGATGGATATCAGTTGGCAAGACAGGTGCAGATAGACCATCCGGCGACGAAAGTGGTCATCTTTACTGCGGATATCCTGGAGGAAGTGAGAATGAGGTTAACGGAGATGGGGATTTTATACGTTTTATCCAAACCCTTTAATCCTGATGAAATGCACGGTTTGCTGCTGGAAGTAATCAATAATAACGCCTAA
- a CDS encoding helix-turn-helix domain-containing protein: protein MIKENSSNAVNKAFLLQSCRINAALDAISGRWKALILIHISEGVNRFSLLKTVLPGISDQTLGKQLKEMERDGLLYKEIIAEVPVRVDYHLSEKGKALQPILVSLSEWNDMK from the coding sequence ATGATCAAAGAAAACTCCTCAAATGCAGTCAACAAAGCCTTTCTGCTTCAGTCATGCCGGATTAATGCGGCTCTGGATGCAATTTCCGGAAGATGGAAAGCACTGATCCTCATTCACATCTCGGAAGGCGTAAACCGCTTCAGTCTGTTAAAGACAGTATTACCAGGAATCTCAGATCAGACTCTGGGTAAACAGCTCAAAGAGATGGAGAGAGATGGCCTGCTATATAAAGAGATCATTGCGGAAGTCCCGGTACGGGTAGATTATCATTTGTCTGAGAAAGGAAAAGCCTTACAACCGATCCTGGTTAGCCTTTCCGAGTGGAATGACATGAAATAA
- a CDS encoding NADP-dependent oxidoreductase, with product MKAIVLEGFGDVDHFHLAEIENPVPKAEEVLIRIEAAAFNPIDYQMRQGRREKQLMTSSIQGREMSGVIVAVGSQVAGFLPGDEVMAASGSKGSNGSYAEYMAINPIMIAHKPSNISFEEAAAIPSAGLTAWQCFKRMNIQAEQRVFITGGSGAVGSFLIRILKYHGIHQIISTAGSQKSTEALWALGLDESQVIDYRNTDLTAELITANEGLLFDFVVEIVGGEISEVAAEVLKVNGTYLDVTFLGTERTRGLLFDKGCVVINISNYAHALGNNLGYYREALNQVAALIEAGEISPPAIHVVGELSVKTVQEAHLLMENNQGQGRKSVMKVS from the coding sequence ATGAAAGCAATTGTATTAGAAGGTTTCGGTGATGTGGATCATTTTCATCTGGCTGAGATAGAAAATCCTGTTCCAAAAGCAGAAGAGGTATTGATCAGGATTGAAGCGGCAGCATTTAATCCGATAGATTATCAAATGAGACAAGGGCGACGGGAGAAACAACTCATGACTTCTTCCATCCAGGGGAGGGAAATGTCTGGAGTGATTGTGGCTGTTGGGAGCCAGGTAGCTGGTTTTCTGCCTGGTGATGAAGTGATGGCGGCTTCAGGAAGTAAAGGATCAAATGGAAGTTATGCAGAATATATGGCTATAAACCCGATAATGATCGCACATAAACCTTCCAATATCAGTTTTGAAGAAGCTGCGGCAATTCCTTCTGCGGGATTAACAGCCTGGCAATGTTTTAAGCGAATGAATATACAAGCGGAACAAAGGGTTTTTATTACCGGAGGCTCCGGGGCGGTGGGAAGCTTTCTGATTCGCATTCTGAAATACCATGGCATCCATCAGATCATCAGTACTGCCGGAAGCCAGAAAAGTACGGAAGCTTTATGGGCGCTGGGCCTGGATGAAAGTCAGGTGATCGATTACAGAAATACAGACCTTACTGCGGAACTCATTACAGCGAATGAAGGGCTGTTATTTGATTTTGTGGTGGAGATTGTTGGAGGGGAGATCTCGGAAGTCGCCGCGGAAGTGCTGAAAGTAAATGGTACCTATCTTGATGTGACCTTTTTAGGTACAGAACGAACAAGAGGTTTACTCTTTGATAAGGGCTGTGTAGTGATAAATATTTCCAATTATGCACATGCTTTAGGCAATAATCTGGGCTATTACAGGGAAGCGTTGAATCAGGTTGCCGCCTTGATTGAAGCTGGTGAAATTAGTCCCCCGGCAATACATGTTGTTGGGGAACTTAGTGTAAAAACGGTACAGGAAGCCCATCTGCTAATGGAAAATAACCAGGGACAGGGTCGGAAAAGCGTGATGAAAGTCAGTTAA